One part of the Candidatus Parvarchaeota archaeon genome encodes these proteins:
- a CDS encoding glycosyltransferase: protein MAKRNAGWGVAGKARQPKASVIIPTFMEEKYLGSTLDSIMAQRPGFGFEVIVSDAKSTDGTAKIARQRGARVVLCPKTTIAEGRVVGASAANGEILVFATADNYYYPDWLSDMIRPFSDKKISGVIGKVRMKEKSLTEKIFCEYIIYPIGVGFSKIGLYFANGESLAVRKSVYYRIGGIKKMLETSDD from the coding sequence ATGGCAAAAAGGAATGCAGGATGGGGAGTTGCAGGCAAAGCAAGGCAGCCAAAAGCAAGTGTGATAATACCAACATTCATGGAGGAAAAATACCTTGGAAGCACGCTTGACTCGATAATGGCGCAAAGGCCGGGTTTTGGCTTTGAGGTAATAGTCTCCGATGCAAAAAGCACTGATGGAACTGCAAAAATTGCAAGGCAGAGGGGGGCAAGGGTGGTGCTTTGCCCAAAAACCACAATTGCCGAAGGCAGGGTTGTTGGGGCAAGTGCCGCAAATGGCGAGATACTCGTGTTTGCAACAGCTGACAATTATTATTATCCTGACTGGCTTTCCGATATGATAAGGCCTTTTTCCGACAAAAAAATAAGCGGCGTGATTGGAAAGGTCCGCATGAAGGAAAAAAGCCTTACTGAAAAGATTTTCTGCGAGTATATAATTTACCCAATAGGCGTCGGATTCTCAAAAATTGGGCTGTATTTTGCAAATGGCGAATCCCTTGCAGTGCGAAAGAGCGTTTATTACAGGATAGGCGGCATTAAAAAAATGCTTGAGACCTCTGATGACA